The segment cagatttttttctatgaaTGTGTGTGCAACATAAACCTCATTTTCAGTACAAGTTTTgaaattctgtatttgaaaCTTCATCATAAACTGATCATTCATTTATTAATTGCAGAAAACAACTAGAGGCAAGTGTAGCAGATGCTCCACACACAGGCAAATCTATTAAACCATGTTTGAGCACTGATTTTTCTATTGTCTTGACCTCTCACAGAACATTACCTCCTCatctattttttcttcctctgcatcGGTGCGACGCTCCTTGAGAAACCTCTGTGTTTTTTCTAGCTGAAATTTCACCAGCTCTTCTATGGcatctttttcctctttgtccACAAACTCTTGCACTGCTTCTCCCATTCCTCTTTCAGTTAGAAGTGAAAGCTGTACTTTCTTTAGAATTggggaaaataatttgttaaGAAGCATCTGCCATTAGAGAAAGCAAGCAATATTCCAGCTGTTTCAGATAAATGTTACATTAAGTTGGTTGCATAAACAGTAATGTGCATTGGATATTTAAATCAGAGAAAAGCACAGCAATAAGCAAATGTTACTTGTCATAAACCAGTTACAACTCTCTTGCTATTAGCATGTCACACCAACTTTACAGAGTATTTTTCAATCTAGTCAAAGTGTTTTTGGTGAATGTCAGAGTATTTTCAGGGCTTCcattaaagaaagcaaaaaaaaaatcatatgacattaaaaagggaaattataaaatatagaaaaataccTTCTCTGCTGTCTGGAAATACTGCTTTACAAGATCTTCCACCCTCAGTGTCATTCCTTCAGTAGGTCTGCTAACCAATTTTCCAAAATTAAGATCAATGCCTGGAACAGAAAAGCACAGTGGCATCATCCACGTTTACAGCTTTGAATTTTTACCATCCCACTGACAGTAGCAGGAAAAAAGGTTAATGTAGGCCTCCTTAGAATTGTGGTCCCTTTTATATGTAaagctttttattctttctagAGTTTATTCATTGGAAACATGGAGAAATATAATAATTGTGCAGACAACTCCACCTCTAGCAGATAAAAAGTGTTTTAACTAACATATGTCTGGAATTATGAATTGAATACTGTGTTCTGAAGGTTAATATAACTGAACTCTAGAAGATcacaaatggaagaaaatcatAGGAGCCATCAAAgcacaaaagattttttaagTAACCCATTTACTAGAAAAGAGATTTTCCTCCACAGCACACTGATTTTTGGGAGAAAATGCTCATAGCTTATTCCTCCTTCTCAGGCAGCACGGTAGGGATGGCAGGATGAGAGGGATAATCATCCTGGGTTAGCATATCCCACACAAATAACATAAAGTGACTAGTCTGCTCTCAACTACAGACTGAATTCCTGAAGTCATCTGTACAGAACCACAATGTGCACATGGAATGAAAACATTGAGTGCTTCATTAGCCACTTCCCTTGTATTAGAGGCTGTCTAATAAAGCAATGCAAAAGCCATAGCATGCTTTTATATTCCCTTCCTGAAGCTGGCATGCACATTaagtaggaaaaataaattagtgaAACATGGTGGCAGATATGTAGCTACTGTGTATTCTGAAAATGTTAATGAGATTACACAACTATAAAAAAGGACACCAAAGCAAAATAAGCCAAGATCAATACAgtgcaattttaaaaacacctattttaaaagcagtttttattCATGAAATGATGTTCTGAACTTCATAGAACTGACAGTGTTCCTTAAAACTGTCACTGGAACTGGACAATGCACCTACAATGCACTAATGCAATCCAGTAAGACTTTTTTAGCACAGTAAGTTCCTGTACAAGCTGAATCTTGATTAGCAACTATTACAAATCCAGTGTTTGGAAAACATCTAATAaccatttattaaaaattttagGCAACAGTGATAAATGCTGCATAAGTAACAGGTATTACTGGTTTTgcccaaatattttaatagaaacatATCTGGAAGAGACAAGGCAAGAGCACCTCATACACATAATGAATTAGGGCAAAGAAAATGCTATCTTACATTTggaccttttttaaaaaagatatgAACATCTCTTAAGCCCATACCCTTCGTTACTATTTTAGGTATGAACAAATGAACtagtataaaataaaattaaaatataaagggaaaaagcacTATACCCATCTCTTTTCCTTCAGACCATTCAAACTCAACTGTCTTATTCCAAGAAGTCTCAGGAGTGAGCCATTTAATGCCTTTTGTGGTAATTATCACAGAACCATATCCAGTCTTGCATGGGCCTGTATGTATCACTACAAGCAACTCCATAAGGTGTAAggccaaaggaaaatgaaactgTTCATGAATAACTGTCAGAAGATGCTGTACTGAGTATCAGAATTTTGGACAatcccagaaacagaaaagaaatagttGTGCAATAGATACACTTATTTAAGACAACACATCTTTACTCCTCCTGTAACACAACAGATGGTAGACACCAAGGCTTTGCAAGTGCTGGGCAACAAAATACAGAcagatgaaggaaaacaaaggcaagCCAATGATTCCTTCTTTCACAAtcaccttttttctctttttgttcaCGATGTCTGAAGAAGTGTATGATGTCTTTTGGGTTAGCCACCCTGTGCATGTACTTCTGGCTGAAACGATGAACGCTGAACGGTTCAAAGCCACCTGCATAATCAACCTAAGTGAGGAAAGGACaaatttaaatatgaaacaCAAGAAATGGGGAAGTCACACAATTCAGAACAAATTTGTTATggttcaaaggaaaaaattattagtAAGAAATAAGTCAACCCAGAATTAATGCCTTACTATACAGAATACTTAATGGATAATAACAGCTAATAATAACATTAACAGAATAGCTAATAATAGCTCATATATCTAACTTGTTcttaatttgtttcatttactaGCCTTCACAACAGTTTCCAATTGGGTTAGGAATGCACACAGGATAATATGACTTTAAAAAACTTCACAGTAAGTAGCCACTTTTGATGCCCTTATTCAGAACTGCAGTGAAGTACATTTTTGACCAATCTCATCCTTTGCCTTAGAGTACTGGCTACACAGGTAAACAGAAATATGGTAGGGGATTTATATTGGCCTGTACACAGCAAAAAAGCGTATACATTATGTGTTTACACAAAAAGCATGACTTTGCTTTGAAACTTTTCACAGTgacctttaaaaacaaagcaatccAAGCTGAACCATTTCTTACTCTTAATCTTATGATAGGCTTCTCTGGCTGGCGGGGATTTCCCAAGCgttctctttctgcagtgtcCAGCATCAATTCCACCTGTGAAGGAGAATTATAAATCCGGTTCCACTTTGTTCTCTTACAGATGCCTCAACATTTGAAATGTATCTTAAAATACATCCAGTTGCAAAGGGAGCTATCAAAATAAATCATTATAGAATGTGCTCTCATTCCTGAACACATGTGTACCAGTATGCAGCCAAAAGCCATTAAGAATGACTGAGAAAAACAAGACAATGAAAGGCTTATCCTTCAGATACAGAGTAGTCCAGCAGTATCTACACCACTGATCTCATATTTTATAGCCACTATGCTTTGTTAAATTTCTAGttccagggaaaagcagaaagagcCATATAAACCTAAGAACTAAGCAATTAACAAGCTTGCTTAGTTACTTCTGGCACTTCAAACTGCATGGCTGAGCTCTCAGTGTTTAGGTCAATGTATCTATACTGGTTCCAGAGTGCACATCCAACACTGCCCCACTCTTAGGTGCAAGCTTTTGTACAAGGATGACATGGACACCCAACAAGCAGTTCCAGCCTACTTTAATAGGTCATCTCAATCAAGGAATCTGGGAGCCAAGGCTGCAGAGTGAATGTCATGGAATTAGCTTCCTATGGAAACACTGTCTGTCTTAATATGGGGCAAGACACAAGATTTCTCATCTTCCAGTCTCAAAACCAGTCACAGATCCCATCCCCTGTCCACACACTGTTATCCATACACTGTTAGCATCACAAGTTACCTTTTCCATGCAGAATGCCTGTATTGCCTGAGTAACATTAGGATTGTCAGGATTAAAAAGATCTGGATGATCAGCTAGAACAATATCCTCTATATGGAAAGTTCGCACTGTCTCTAGGGCAATCttctccattttcatttttttccctttaacaTGCAGCAAACCAATGTGTCTAGAACAAGAAAGGTAACTTACTAGAAGATAAAGAGAACTATGGTATCaagatttgttttcaaattcaTGTTTACTTTTCAGGgacaaaatttcaaaatgtatAGGAAGAGCTGTACTTCAGAGTTGGCCCTGCAAATCATCCATTTTATTCTATTTAGATTGTGCTTGTTCCATATACAAGCACCTGCACTCAGTTCCTTGTATTCCACTTCATCAGGATGTAACTCCTCCTAACTAAATTCCATTTGTTTCAAGTGTTAGATTACATTGTAAGCAAAGCAAAAGTTATACCAGGCACTCATTCTATCTACTTTGTTTATTGTGTCACACTCTGAAGCTAATCCACACAGTAATACAAGTCTTTTCATACTGGATACAAGTATTTCTCTGTTCTCAACAGAACACCTGAGACATGGTAGACAAGGGACAAACAAGAACCAAAAGAAAAGCTCACGCACTTCttcacagcttctccaggggaCAGAGATGTCACCACTGAACTTCCTGGCTGAGAAATGTAGAAACGTTGCTGTTCATTTTGGAATGGAGCTATTTTGCACTCATGTTCATGACCCCACACAACAAGATTAATAAAGTCATCTAAAAACTGCTCTGGGATGTAGTTGGTAGCTCCATGTTTGCTCCTGTTcaagagaagagaagaataaTGGATAGGCAAGGGGAGagtgaagaaggagaaaaatgtcaGTGTGATTTAAAATGATACAGGAACTCCAGCAATAATGTCAGACATACATGTCAGGTCTTCCTCACATTTATTCCTTAAACAGTTGTTTAGTGTTTGCTTAAACAAAAGGGAACCTTACATAGCTCACTTTACACAGCTCACTGTTTCCTGCTCCCCCCCTTTTATTTGGATCTCCCTTTTATTCTTACTTAGCTTGTAAgacttctggtttttttttatatgaATATAGAAAAAATTATAGCATCTCATGGCAATcagtttggttgttttttgtttttaaatggtgAGGTAAAACCCACTGAATTAAACAGACATGGGACACACCACCCCAATCCCTTTCTGAAGACAAGGGAGATGGGGGAGTGAGTTCCTTCAGTCTACAGGACAGAAATCAGTATATAGGGTAATATGAGCTATATTTATTTACATCTGCCTCACCATCATTTGAGTATGAGGAGTGcccttttcttcaggaaaaatcagaagaaagTATTTGGAAAAGAACTCTGCCTGTTCCTCCTACCACTGCTGGGAGAAGTCTGTAGGCAGACCGAACATGTTACCTGTCTGTaaagcacagcagtgcaagGGAACACAGGGTACTTGTTGAACTATGGTTCAAACAAGGATAGAAAATACAATAAGAAGGTTGGTGTTCTCCCAGCTCTAACAAGCAGAAATGACTTAATTATATGCATATTACACTACAAACCCTCCACTGCCTCTGACTATAAAAGTTTGGGAAGAGATCTCCCAACTCCCCTAACTCATTTATTTCAAACCTTTTTCTTTACAATTCCTCTCAAAAAAGAGCTGTAAAACAATGTTTTCACTTGTAAAAATCTTAAGAAACCAGCCACTCACAATAAGCATGAACTAAAACAGCTGGCTTGTTCACCTATCCTTTTCCAAGCAGTTTAATGAAGTAACACAGTAATTTGCTGTAATTCATTCAGCACTATTACCTATTTTGATGAATCACAAACAAGTTAAACCAACtatcttcatcttcctttggtCTCAGCATGGTTACTTGCTTATTGACAAACATACGATACAACCTCTCATCTGGAATAGCTCCTGAAgtggagaaatgaaaaaaaaagaacaagtgTGGTAAATAAGTCTGTATTTCATAGCATTTTTTACTAGCAACTCTACTAAAAAAAGAAGCATGAGGAACAAAAAcatagcagccttccagtatcCAAAGTGGGcttacaagaaagctggagaagaacttttcagaagggaaagcagtgacaggacaggggaatagctttaaactgaaacaggagagatttaggttggatattacAATGAAGTTCTTTACTGTAAGGGTACTGGAACAGCTTGCCCAAGAAAATTGTGCACATCCCATCCCTAGAAGTCATTGATTATTCCCTTGATGTTTTTAactatgaaaaaaaccaaacccaaactaTACTTAGCCAGGCTCATGAGAGATATCAACAAATCCCATATGGAGTGCCCATATTTTGTATAAAAACAAATGCTCTCTGAATCAGAGAAAGTCAGAAGATATCATTCTCGtataaacacaaagaaacagGTCATGAACATCTTCATGCAGCAACACTGGTAGTTTAGAAAGTTGTTGCATTCCCCAGTAACACCTTTGGCATGAAAACTTTTATATTTTGATATTAGAACATTCCATCTACTACTAACCTTTCAAACATCTAGCAAGCTTTCAAAGTATCTCattgaaaacacaaaatcatgGCCAACTAGGACTTAATTTAGAGCCATAAAAGTTGCTTGGAATTAAGTGTTCAAGTGTTTAAGTGTTTTTGTCTCATGACTGGACAAAAAAAATAAGGGTGAAAAAATAAGATCTTAATAGTTAGCTTTTCTAGATAGAAAGCAGTCAAAAATAGCCATTTTAAGTAAGAAGCGAGGGTAGAAGGGAATTCAAGGGAGAAAATAGAAAGGAACAAACCTGAATCTGAAAACTTATCACAGAAccaatttaaaatatgaaactCTTAAGTTTCTTTAAAGAAGCTGAGATTACCTATGGCCAATGTTACTTATGAACCACTTCAGACAGACACATAAGACATTACACTTCTGCTCAGACAGcttatgtttttaaatataacCAAAATGGCACATGAACATAGGGTGTTTTGCCTAAGTAGGATGAAATAAGCTTAATACACAACAGAGAGAATTTATGAGTGTGATTGCTCTGACTTGATACACTGGCATGATGGTTGACTTAAGCAGGGTTCATTTAACATCAATAAAtgtacaaaaaacaaatttaGCAAGATTCATCTAAATGAGCAAAAAAACCCGTCAGCCAGGGAcacaaagcaggaggaaaaatctGACACTGTCACAGAATTGATATGCTTTAATTTAGAATCACGTAGACTTTCATGTTTGTTGCAGCCTTATATGTTTGTTCCAATTTTATTTAGACCTATTAAACTTCAGTAATGCATGAACAGTCTAGTCACAGTCTGGCAGACAAATACTTACCCAAGCCATACAGAGCAATTTTTGTTCTGCCTTTACGCAATAAAACGGGACTAATATCTATTTTCTCCACGGAAGTTGAACGTCCAAAGTGATTCAGCAGTCCTGCACAGCTTAAAATATCCAATGCACACAGTGAATCTGCCTGCAACAAATATtaagaaacaaatacaaaactTTGAATAGAACATTAAGTGTTTCATGTGTAAATGAAAGTCTCAAAAGTAAGAAAGAATATCTCTCCTTAAGTAACTTCTGCAGTGGAAAAGCCCCATAATATATATTAGGGGTTTTTCTAGTACTCTAGAGTACAGAAGCAAATCCCTTTTCCTTAGAAGTCATTTCTTCATTTGAACAAGTTCTTCATTTGAACAATATGAAACTAAATTTTAAATCATTcggaaaaacaaaaccccaaaaaaccacaaaaaccagTCAGTCTCTAAACTACTACGAAAATTCTCTGGTTAAGGTAACTACCTTATAGTAAGTTCAAAGTTAAACTGCTGCTAAAACACTCATCTCCCTGATACACTGCTATTTgatataaaatgcaaaaatattaattcaacACATACATTTAAATGGTTTCTAAACATCTTTTTCCTGCTTACTTTTAGTACCTTGTTTATAAGTTACCCTTTCACTACTATTAGATTATCCTTGCTGGAAATGCATGATGCATATCAATTACATAAGCACAAATCAAAATATCAAAATTCTGcttctttaagaaaaaagctTTCATTCTCTGCAGATGAAATGTTTTAGAAACTTTCTGAAAGACTGCCACTTCATGGCATGAGAAGTGATTCTATTCTCAATGACAAAAACCTacataaattaagaaattaaacacAGTTCATATGGAACTCGACTCATTTCCATGTACTTTTTAATGTCACACAGCTAACTTGTTGTCACTTATTAAGAGAATTTCTaaagatacagaaaatatttacaaagaGAGTGGAGCAACTGACTAAAACTAGTGTGATCTCCcagaactgtatttttataCAAGGTTCTATTTCTATATCTTTGTCATGCAACAGTACAATTATGATAGTAATTACCCCTGTGGGATCATCATGATTGCCATGAATGCTAAAAACTGGGATAGAAATGTTGAGATTTTCATCCTGATAATTCACCCAAGGAAACctgaacaaaaaagggaaaagaaattaaacaataTCTGCAAATTTGTGTATGATTTTCAATATTCTCTTCAAATTAACTACATCACAAATAGATGTGGTACAAATCAGAATGAAGTGATTATGAATAAGCCTAAGCTTAAGCATAAGAAGACTCTTACTCATGGTCTGGAATGGCACTTTCCATGGGGAATAGGGTAGCAgaagaaacatatttttttagAACAAGAGGTGAAAAGAactgtaccaaaaaaaaaaagggtagtGGTAGTGAATTAGGCTGTGCAACCTTTGCTTACACACAAGGAACTCTGCTGGTTTAACCAAAATGACTCACGTGAATTGGTTTACTTGAATTGTACCTGCAAAATGGAAACTATacattatataaatatatcaagAGTCACAGCACATTCAGAAGCTTCTCAAAATATTGTATGCATTCCTTTAGACTTAGATGACAGGTGAACTTATCCTGTAATCTGCCCCACACAGATAGGCCTAAAAATTCTAGGTTCCAGTCAAGGaggatataaaataaaaatcacaacaCACTCACCCAATACACAAACCAAGCCTTACATGATAATTTATAGTAACATACTTACTTGCTGTAATGAAAATTAACCGCCTGATCACTCAAAATTTCAAACTGAACAGGACGATCACCCATGCAGTATTTTCTCAGTGACTCCAAACAAGAGTGTATTGTTTTTCTGGAGGGTTTGTTGTCGTGAAAAAGGTCTCCACCTAATAAAACAAAGTCCACCTGTATGTAACAAAaagctttattattttaatacaaCACTTCATATTACCTTGAAAGACTTCTAAGCAAATTGTTTAAGTTATTTCTTCTAGGGACTTCCGCATACTTCCTCAAATATGAGAAAGTATACTTCCAGGTAAAAGAAGTTAGTAGTAACAGAAACAATATTTAacttcttcatttaaaaaaagtaattaaattattaattaaaacaaaatcaaactcAAAAAGACCCATTTATGAAGAGTCATAGGAGGCAACAACTGACAGTGGTAAAAAAAGGCTTAGTGTACTATTGTAATAAGAGTCTCCAAATTGGCTACTGAACATGTTTTGACAGGCATGAAAAGCTACAGTTTTCTCACTGCTGCGCTACCTACTGCAAAGAAATCAGTAGCTATCACCACATTACTTTGAGAAGGTACTAGCTGCAGTTTCTGCATACATTGCATATATTTAGCTTTTGGtaaaacattaggaaaaaacctcatcaAAATAACAAAGAATCTGACTGATGAACATCCAGTCCTTAaacatggaatcacagaattgtttaggttggagctctaagatcatcaagcccaGGCATTAAGCCAGCACTGCCGAGTCCAACATGAAACCATGcccctaagtgccacatccatacatcttttaaatacctccagggatggtgactccaccactcttctgggcagcctgttccagtgtttgacaaccttttcagggaaaaatccttcctaatatccagcccAAATCTCTTCTAAGATGCAACCTCAGGCCATTTGCTCTAGTCCAATTGCTCATTGCTTGAGAGAAGAGATCAACTCCCACCTGGCTTCACtctcaggcagttgtagagatCAATAAGGTCTTCCCTgatccttcttttctccaggctaaacccccccagctccctcagctgctcctcacagcccttgtgctccagacccttccccagccccgctgcccttctctggacacgctccagcccctcaaggtctttcttgcagtgagggccagaactgagcacagcattggaggagtggcctcagcagtgcccagcacagggggcggtcactgccctgctcctgctggccacaccatggctgagccaggccaggatgccattggccttcttggccacctgggcacagcatggatcatgttcagctgctgtcaaaCCAACCCAGGCTCTGGGGATGCAGCAGGCTTTCCTAAGAAGTGGAGCCAGTCTGCATATTGGGCCTTCTGTTCCCATCAGAAGGGGATCTCCTATAACAatccatctttttttcttcatggaaggAGTTTTGATACTGGGCACAGGCAACAACCTCAGCAACACCTCTGTGCTAGATGAACCACTGTCCTTGTTCAGTTCCACTTGCAGAGCCTCacacctgctctgccagggcacGTGGGGATGTGGGGCAGTCACGGAGGAGATGAACCTGTTGTTCTAGGCAGGAACTTGTTGTCATTGCCTCCTGTCCCTTAATTCCGTGAGTTCATCCAGAGGGAGTGTGCATAGGGAATCCCCTGGATCATGTGCTCTGTATGCCTGTCAGGCTTGCCCCAAGGAAAGTAGGGTATGATTCCAGTAGTCTCTCATACACACTGTGTCTGGACAGGGAGTTCTGTCTGGGCAGCTTTGTCAGCCGTGGTGGATGCAGAGAAAGGCCATGGCTTTCTGCCAGATAGATACCACCGCTCCCTGGTGGGGCCGGCAGGGCTCAAGTGCTGTTCCTGCACAAAAAGCCATGCCATGGCACGTCTGTTTGCTGTGTTGGAGGTGCTCCTGCTTGCTGCCACTCTCCGTGAGCTTCTTTTACAGGTGTGGGAGGGTTCTTGGCTGTCACTGCTCCTGACCCCACCCAGGTCTCATCAGCCACTGTGGGCTCATGGCAGCTCTCGGCTGCCCCGATGTTGCCCCAGCTGAGGAAGCCCCTCTGTCCATGCCACATTCTGCTGCCGGTTGTGCAGGCACCGGAGCTGCTCGGCACCAGAACTGCTCACTTCAGCAActcagcactgcacagcacccCAAAAGCTTCTAACACATCTCTACTGATTTGTCAGATGACCGTATATCACTACTCTCACTCTCCTCAACTGTTTCTCCTCCTTTCAGTGACAAACCCTCTCAGGATACCGCCGAAACTGGTGCAGGCAATCCAAAAACACTGCTAATGCAACCAAAGTCATGACTCAGGAAGAACGCTCTCAGAAAGAGACAGGCATTCTCTTCACTAAATCAGAAATGAAACTGAATGCAACAAACAGTTCAGCCACTTGGTTTGGTATTACTAGAGACTGTACCAGGACTAAGATTTACAGCTTCTGGCAGACTGAACCATATTTTCAACAGTCTTAGTCCTTCCCTCTCCAAAAAAGCAGCACTTACTTCATTTTTTTGAGCATGGTCCAGAATTTCATTAAAAGTTACAAATGTATCATTTCCACGCACTGGATCCTTCTCCAAATAGCCAAGATGAATATCAGTAGCAACGAGTATTTTAAAGGTATCCTCACCATCCCTGGATAAGACAGGAAAATTTGTGTCAGAGAGCAATACACATAGGGAATTTCTACAGAGTCTTTACTAAGGTAAGGTGATCTGTCCAAAGTCACGAAACACAGAGATTTGCCATAGAACTCTGCCAAATATCGGTCCTGTAAGACTGATATAGTATCAAAATTGATTGAAGTATCAAAATACTTCACTGCTTGTATTGCAAACAGCACATCCCCAAACCATCCAGTTGGCAGATTTGTTTATCCCAGTCATTCTCATCCAGTAAAGGGCTGCAAGAACCCCTCTGAAGTATCTAATTAAAAACTAAAGAACCCTTTGtatgttttttgttgttaaaaataCTTGTTAAACAGCCTAATTCTCCTTTTTTACACTGGTAATCTACCCGTGAATGAAGGCAAGCATGGTGATCATAAGGACCAGAGGGAAAGCACAACTGATGATCCCAGCTCTTCTTAACTCGTCCCAGACATACAAAACACTCGCTGCCCGATGTGTCAGGACTGCGGGGAGCTGCAGACACCCGGAGCTTACTGTGAGTTGATGGCGCTCATCCTTGTGCCGAGGTTCCTCACGGGAAGGCTCTGGCACAGCGCAGCCAGCTCAGGGAGTGTCAGCTTCTCTCTTCACAGAGCGTGCGCGAAGCGCAAGAGACCGAGCCAGGCGCTGGGCCAGGGCCGGGGGCACAGCGAGGGGCGATCACGCCGAGCGATCGCTGACCCGCTCCATCtcccgctcccgccgctgcTCGGGCCGagcaccgcccccggcccggcccggcccgctccGTCACGTCCGCGCCGCGCGGCCCGGAAGCGCTCGCCGGGCCCCGCCCGGAGCCGCCGGCGGCGCTGCGGCCGCAGGTACCGGGGCCAGGCGGGGCGGATGGGAGACCCGCGGGGCGGGGATCGGTCGGTGTCTTGCGGGGCGGTGGGGCCTGCCCGGGGTGATGT is part of the Prinia subflava isolate CZ2003 ecotype Zambia chromosome 3, Cam_Psub_1.2, whole genome shotgun sequence genome and harbors:
- the MRE11 gene encoding double-strand break repair protein MRE11 isoform X1, which gives rise to MSAINSQDGEDTFKILVATDIHLGYLEKDPVRGNDTFVTFNEILDHAQKNEVDFVLLGGDLFHDNKPSRKTIHSCLESLRKYCMGDRPVQFEILSDQAVNFHYSKFPWVNYQDENLNISIPVFSIHGNHDDPTGADSLCALDILSCAGLLNHFGRSTSVEKIDISPVLLRKGRTKIALYGLGAIPDERLYRMFVNKQVTMLRPKEDEDSWFNLFVIHQNRSKHGATNYIPEQFLDDFINLVVWGHEHECKIAPFQNEQQRFYISQPGSSVVTSLSPGEAVKKHIGLLHVKGKKMKMEKIALETVRTFHIEDIVLADHPDLFNPDNPNVTQAIQAFCMEKVELMLDTAERERLGNPRQPEKPIIRLRVDYAGGFEPFSVHRFSQKYMHRVANPKDIIHFFRHREQKEKKGIDLNFGKLVSRPTEGMTLRVEDLVKQYFQTAEKKVQLSLLTERGMGEAVQEFVDKEEKDAIEELVKFQLEKTQRFLKERRTDAEEEKIDEEVRKFRESRKKNTEEEDKEVREAMIRARANRSEGEVAPSSDEDSMDMEISGISNPSDGLSSMLSRGRGRARGRARGARGQNSTARGSSRRGRGTTSQESASGSRSYKPVSVPGKNMSIMDAFRSSKTGQSLNSLQSYSEDIIDVDSDAEDTSFVPSTSKVNQRLPTVSSLSKRGSQSQASRGVDFESDEDDPFMSPATSRRAK
- the MRE11 gene encoding double-strand break repair protein MRE11 isoform X2, which produces MGDRPVQFEILSDQAVNFHYSKFPWVNYQDENLNISIPVFSIHGNHDDPTGADSLCALDILSCAGLLNHFGRSTSVEKIDISPVLLRKGRTKIALYGLGAIPDERLYRMFVNKQVTMLRPKEDEDSWFNLFVIHQNRSKHGATNYIPEQFLDDFINLVVWGHEHECKIAPFQNEQQRFYISQPGSSVVTSLSPGEAVKKHIGLLHVKGKKMKMEKIALETVRTFHIEDIVLADHPDLFNPDNPNVTQAIQAFCMEKVELMLDTAERERLGNPRQPEKPIIRLRVDYAGGFEPFSVHRFSQKYMHRVANPKDIIHFFRHREQKEKKGIDLNFGKLVSRPTEGMTLRVEDLVKQYFQTAEKKVQLSLLTERGMGEAVQEFVDKEEKDAIEELVKFQLEKTQRFLKERRTDAEEEKIDEEVRKFRESRKKNTEEEDKEVREAMIRARANRSEGEVAPSSDEDSMDMEISGISNPSDGLSSMLSRGRGRARGRARGARGQNSTARGSSRRGRGTTSQESASGSRSYKPVSVPGKNMSIMDAFRSSKTGQSLNSLQSYSEDIIDVDSDAEDTSFVPSTSKVNQRLPTVSSLSKRGSQSQASRGVDFESDEDDPFMSPATSRRAK